In Nicotiana tabacum cultivar K326 chromosome 17, ASM71507v2, whole genome shotgun sequence, one DNA window encodes the following:
- the LOC142171760 gene encoding secreted RxLR effector protein 78-like yields the protein MDSLAYFIKHAGMLLVLSRVLHDRLVSFFPSLIAPNQSRFVKGRSIFENILLTQEIITDIWLRGKPANVVIKLDMAKAYDRVSWKHLLHVLRKMGFSEHFINMVWNLMSNNWYSVLVNVQSSRFFKSTRGVKQGDPLSPALFILSAEVLSRSLNKLFEDKSFVGFGMLE from the exons ATGGATTCACTAgcttattttatcaaacatgctgggatgttattg GTCTTGTCTAGGGTGTTACATGACAGATTGGTGAGCTTTTTTCCATCTCTAATAGCTCCTAATCAATCCAGATTTGTAAAGGGTAGGAGTATATTTGAGAACATCTTATTGACTCAAGAAATTATCACTGACATATGGTTAAGGGGAAAGCCAGCTAATGTGGTTATCAAGCTTGATATGGCTAAGGCCTATGATAGGGTTTCATGGAAGCACTTATTGCATGTGCTAAGGAAGATGGGATTTTCTGAACACTTCATCAACATGGTGTGGAACTTGATGTCAAATAACTGGTATTCAGTATTGGTGAATGTGCAGTCCTCAAGGTTCTTTAAGTCGACAAGGGGTGTGAAACAAGGGGATCCCCTATCTCCAGCATTGTTCATTTTGTCAGCTGAGGTACTTTCCAGGTCTTTGAATAAGCTCTTTGAAGACAAGTCATTTGTGGGATTTGGAATGCTTGAGTAG